A single region of the Theileria annulata chromosome 4, complete sequence, *** SEQUENCING IN PROGRESS *** genome encodes:
- a CDS encoding phosphatidylinositol 4-kinase, putative (Tap349h10.p1c.cand.149 - score = 50.44;~SMART PI3Kc (SM00146) at aa 912-1191, E()=1.14e-59), with amino-acid sequence MALAVENPKSHLRDFFGFKSPIFHSEADYSLTPVPFKPYSEPLETPISCVRNLNRSSPLKLTNILNLLGNDIYKTVDIIFSDLVTALTLKRLGYFPTRNYRLYKVILKYFGPFQYTPLRLRKYSYYSISFDLSSNFKVRKCFLRTSRIRFLNVLYKLLNSCLYIKRSILGFSLSIRDIQSVIYYTTVEVVDSHKSKNSRNLSDVQLDKSNWDTVEILESNTSFGYVRLCNFISKVLFKNNKDLGTLVSRASTWSRFDTKYIKETLIVLLFINSLKVKKSVNKIFSDFKKALNFNFNYHWNILASVNTNDLNRFLPYVTLFHSIINNETRTFNPPSSDNYELIHIGCLIPKNLILDDKYNLAYVRYVILVAKSLLKDPSISNILSLIELFVHYFSYSTLKFGFLKCSIPYNCLRCTSIFTEVYCGLINILERMRQLSCYYPHLNLIRMLIKNELNRLKTSFFVSFIDEDISDFLINYTFKNNVIPDILERNLVRSHYSPKYSKYLKYLFCFRLLKKCLDNRTAIFIKENILTASSKCSWYLMLLFCVDNHVKSVEPAMAINKTLSNSTYRHLEHLSYKPPRNYGYKFVYCGNNMLNDQFEIIYNLYVGKQTIHQYLDAFDISDKLNIIQRTQSCLVLSKNLDYVEMVLEQLVQALIIDPGDRILNLLYISLNDYNVTSKIFYHLSCLLHSNINNSTNHKIFTFIRFIFNLLSENDRNIYGNQILLHGQLLNLTYFFTYWPCYLFSIYIYKYDLPQLKLGELPFSKRYTELSKKILEISDTINNQPNLYLYKDSSDILYSGNNEIPMSSNEGSLIGQDSSVHFEPNSRGFKSIASQDKTNNGQTQFTFDHNHFSCTYSRSYSDESKLNFDYSDQDFDESVRIVGINLNSVKILNSATRAPFMVSYKLSDGSERTYIYKMKDDLRQDCLAIQMKQFLLQIFYNHELFVYLRPFLVIPYSGILFEIFSDSKINDISLSNYYNSKFSEIGGVVGFIPDTISRHHIGKEFGVPIKDFFLKRFGHQFSPNYIKAVDNFITSLAGYALLSFLLQVKDRHNGNLLFTTSGHIIHIDFGFILGASPAKDLQFELAPFKFTPEMVDFMGGSKSDNFKRFIHLLLNSYMALRTHSNLIITLVKLLQYSNIPCFRKSTLMKLKRRLRLNDSPNEAKEYIMRKIYYALNSKTTKLYDYVQSYQQGIEH; translated from the exons ATGGCTTTGGCTGTAGAAAATCCTAAATCACACCTTAGGGATTTCTTTGGCTTCAAATCCCCAATCTTCCACTCTGAAGCTGATTATTCACTAACTCCCGTCCCTTTTAAACCCTACTCTGAACCTTTGGAAACTCCCATCTCATGTGTAAGAAATTTGAATCGTTCTTCACCTTTAAAATTGACAAACATACTAAACCTGTTGGGAAATGATATTTATAAGACAGTTGACATTATATTCTCAGATCTTGTGACGGCCTTGACACTGAAAAGACTGGGATATTTTCCAACTCGCAACTACAGACTATATAAagtcattttaaaatattttggGCCTTTTCAATATACGCCATTGAGACTAAGAAAATACTCTtattatagtattagtTTTGATTTGTCCAGCAATTTTAAAGTTCGGAAATGTTTCTTGAGAACTTCAAGAATACGCtttttaaatgtattatataaactCCTAAACTCCTGCCTTTATATTAAAAGGTCGATTTTGGGATTTAGCCTATCAATAAGAGACATACAGAGTGTTATTTACTATACTACAGTTGAAGTAGTTGATAGTCACAAAAGTAAGAATTCACGTAATCTCTCGGATGTACAATTAGATAAAAGTAATTGGGATACAGTAGAAATATTAGAGTCCAACACATCATTTGGATACGTCAGATtgtgtaattttatatctaaAGTGTTgtttaaaaacaataaagATTTGGGTACTTTAGTCTCAAGAGCCTCTACGTGGAGTAGATTTGACACCAAATACATTAAGGAAAcattaatagtattattatttattaatagtttaaaagtaaaaaaatctgtcaacaaaatattttcagattttaaaaaagCGTTAAACTTTAACTTCAACTATCATTGGAACATACTGGCGTCAGTTAACACCAATGATTTAAACAGATTTTTACCCTACGTGACACTGTTCCACtcaattataaataatgaaactAGAACCTTTAATCCTCCAAGTAGTGATAATTATGAGTTAATACATATTGGGTGTTTGATACCAAAAAACTTAATATTGGATGacaaatataatttagCTTATGTAAGATACGTTATTTTAGTGGCCAAATCATTGTTGAAGGATCCTTCAATCTCAAACATACTTTCCTTGATTGAATTATTCGTTCATTATTTCAGTTACAGCACACTAAAATTCGGATTTCTAAAGTGCTCTATTCCCTATAATTGCCTGAGGTGTACCTCAATATTTACAGAGGTCTACTGCGGATTAATAAACATTTTAGAACGTATGCGTCAACTAAGCTGCTATTACCCACACCTGAATTTGATTAGAATGCTGATAAAAAATGAGTTGAACAGGCTGAAAACAAGTTTCTTTGTCTCTTTTATTGACGAGGATATTTCAGActttttaataaactacacctttaaaaataatgtgaTTCCTGATATTTTGGAGAGGAACTTGGTAAGAAGCCACTATTCTCCCAAGTACTCAAAGTACCTAAAGTACCTTTTCTGCTTCAGGCTTCTGAAGAAATGTTTGGATAACCGAACTGCAATATTTATTAAGGAGAATATATTAACAGCCTCCTCAAAGTGTTCTTGGTATCTAATGTTGCTTTTCTGTGTTGACAACCATGTTAAGTCAGTGGAGCCCGCTATGGcaattaataaaacacTTAGCAACAGTACATACCGTCATCTGGAACATCTAAGTTATAAACCACCGAGGAATTACGGTTACAAATTTGTTTACTGTGGAAATAACATGCTGAACGATCAATTTGagattatttataatttgtatgtTGGAAAACAAACAATTCACCAGTACCTCGACGCCTTTGATATCAGCGATAAACTGAACATTATCCAGAGAACACAGTCGTGTTTGGTTCTTTCTAAAAACTTGGATTATGTTGAAATGGTACTCGAACAACTAGTTCAAGCACTTATTATTGACCCAGGAGACCGCATACTTAACTTACTCTACATATCACTCAACGATTATAACGTCACtagtaaaattttttaccaCCTCTCATGCCTATTACACTCAAATATCAACAATTCCACAAACCATAAGATTTTCACATTCATA aggttcatatttaatttgttgtCTGAAAATGATAGGAACATATACGGAAATCAAATTTTACTTCATGGACAACTACTAAACCTCACGTATTTTTTTACATACTGGCCTTGTTACTTATTTTctatatacatatataaatatgatCTTCCCCA gTTGAAGTTGGGTGAATTACCCTTCTCGAAGAGGTACACTGAGTTAAGTAAGAAGATTTTGGAGATCAGCGACACCATAAATAATCAACCAAACctttatttgtataaagATTCATCAGATATTCTTTACAGCGGCAATAATGAAATTCCTATGTCAAGCAATGAAGGAAGTTTAATAGGTCAAGATAGTTCTGTGCACTTTGAACCAAATTCCAGAGgttttaaatcaattgcATCCCAAgataaaacaaataatgGTCAGACCCAGTTCACTTTTGACCATAATCATTTCAGTTGTACTTATAGTAGGAGTTACAGTGATGAGAGTAAACTCAATTTCGATTATAGTGATCAAGATTTCGATGAATCTGTGAGAATAGTGggaataaatttaaactcagttaagattttaaattcagCCACCAGGGCACCCTTTATGGTCAGCTATAAGTTAAGTGATGGGAGTGAAAGAACATACATTTATAAGATGAAAGATGATTTAAGGCAAGACTGTTTAGCAATTCAGATGAAGCAGTTTCTCCTTCAAATATTCTATAATCACGAGTTGTTTGTCTATTTGAGGCCATTTCTCGTTATTCCCTACTCAGGAATCCtgtttgaaatattttcagATAGTAAAATTAACGACATTTCACTTAGTAACTACTACAACTCCAAGTTTTCAGAGATTGGCGGAGTCGTGGGCTTTATTCCTGACACAATCAGCAGACATCATATCGGGAAGGAATTTGGCGTGCCCATTAAAGACTTCTTCCTAAAGAGATTCGGACACCAATTCTCACCCAATTACATCAAAGCAGTTGACAATTTCATCACTTCACTCGCAGGCTATGCTCTTCTCTCATTTCTGCTTCAG GTAAAAGACAGACATAACGGTAACTTGTTATTCACAACTAGTGGACATATAATTCACATTGATTTTGGGTTTATTCTGGGTGCTTCACCCGCCAAGGACCTCCAGTTTGAACTCGCTCCATTTAAGTTCACTCCCGAAATGGTTGATTTTATGGGCGGTTCAAAATCAGACAACTTTAAGCGGTTCATTCACCTTCTGTTGAACTCTTACATGGCCTTGAGGACTCACTCAAATCTCATTATAACACTCGTCAAGCTCCTCCAGTACTCCAACATACCATGTTTCAGGAAATCCACTCTCATGAAGCTAAA GAGAAGGCTCCGTTTGAATGACAGCCCCAATGAGGCTAAGGAGTACATTATGCGTAAAATCTACTACGCCTTGAACAGTAAAACCACTAAGCTTTACGACTACGTTCAAAGCTACCAGCAGGGAATTGAGCACTGA
- a CDS encoding arginyl-tRNA synthetase, putative (Tap349h10.p1c.C.cand.82 - score = 46.80;~SMART pfam:N_Arg (PF03485) at aa 11-99, E()=3.30e-02; pfam:tRNA-synt_1d (PF00750) at aa 121-463, E()=3.90e-126;~GPI-Anchor Signal predicted for TA08180 by DGPI v2.04, no cleavage site predicted), with translation MLLLYKPIIQQYVRELLSSAISKCSTSEIVQEFAKHPNVCVAKQKFGDYQWSDAMSLFKAAKDHLSVNSPKELAEMVKNNISSNSFSSINVSPQGNKYQNKTNMWIGFMTFVLSNDWIEQEIRSLAKYGPSVDKSTEKHGETVVIDFSSPNIAKEMHVGHLRSTVIGDSLARVLEFFGYKVRRINHLGDWGTQFGMLIEYMFEKYPDFLNNMPSISDLTKFYKEAKLRMDVDEEFKKKSRSRVVRLQSGDEESKLVWKVLCDISLESFNRIYKRLDINFEIFGESFYNDMIPEIVKDLQDRGIAQESEGALVIFTDASSVPLMLVKSDGGFGYDSTDLACIRYRTQQLKADWIIYVTDIGQSEHFLKLFKSAQIAGWCENVRIDHVGFGMVQNEFGEKFKTRSGDTVKLVDLLDEAVKRSKIELEKRDPNIPNLDEIAEALGYGSIKYFDLNHSVTTNYKFSFDKMLDPRGNTAVYMFYSYARICQIFKKAQSKTSSNPETSGDHAETNPNPENSDDNPEVNGEDNLLVNEKSTVVDDVKLSKLVIEHPTEVALGKCLLKFPSILDQIHKDLAINRLTDYLYELSVQFSSFYTKCKVVGDPMQESRLILCSCTKDVMRTCFQLIGIKPLERI, from the exons ATGTTATTGTTATATAAACCA ATAATCCAACAGTACGTCAGAGAATTGCTATCCTCAGCAATCTCTAAATGCTCAACCAGTGAAATAGTCCAAGAATTCGCAAAACATCCTAACGTTTGCGTAGCAAAACAAAAATTCGGAGACTATCAAT GGAGTGATGCCATGTCTCTGTTTAAAGCAGCAAAAGATCACTTATCAGTGAATAGCCCAAAAGAACTCGCTGAAATGGTCAAAAATAACATCTCTTCGAATTCGTTCTCATCAATTAATGTTTCACCTCAAGGTAATAAATATCAGAACAAAACAAATATGTGGATAGGATTTATGACATTTGTGTTATCAAATGATTGGATTGAACAAGAAATCAGGTCGCTTGCAAAATATGGACCGTCAGTAGATAAATCAACAGAAAAACATGG AGAAACGGTTGTGATTGATTTTTCATCACCAAACATCGCTAAAGAAATGCACGTAGGACATTTAAGGTCCACAGTTATAGGAGACTCACTAG CTCGAGTATTGGAATTCTTCGGATATAAAGTGAGGAGAATAAACCACCTGGGAGATTGGGGAACCCAGTTTGGGATGCTTATAGAGTATATGTTTGAGAAGTACCCAGACTTCTTAAATAATATGCCGAGTATAAGCGACTTGACTAAGTTCTACAAAGAGGCGAAACTGAGAATGGACGTTGATGAGGAATTTAAGAAGAAGAGTCGATCCAGAGTAGTTAGGCTCCAATCAGGAGATGAAGAGTCTAAATTGGTTTGGAAAGTACTCTGTGATATTAGTCTCGAGTCATTTAATAGGATTTACAAAAGACTCGACATCAACTTTGAAATATTTGGAGAGTCGTTTTACAATGACATGATCCCGGAAATTGTTAAGGACTTGCAGGACAGAGGAATTGCCCAAGAGTCAGAAGGTGCTCTAGTCATATTCACTGATGCCTCTTCAGTACCATTAATGCTTGTTAAAAGTGACGGTGGCTTTGGCTACGATTCCACAGACCTTGCTTGTATTAGATATAGAACCCAACAACTTAAAGCTGACTGGATAATTTACGTTACAGACATTGGGCAATCTGAACACTTTCTCAAACTATTCAAATCAGCACAAATTGcag GTTGGTGTGAGAATGTGAGGATAGATCACGTTGGCTTTGGGATGGTCCAGAATGAGTTTGGAGAGAAGTTCAAGACAAGGTCAGGCGATACCGTCAAACTTGTTGACTTATTGGACGAGGCAGTTAAAAGGTCTAAGATTGAACTAGAAAAAAGGGACCCAAACATACCAA ATTTGGATGAGATTGCTGAGGCTTTGGGATACGGCTCAATTAAgtattttgatttaaacCATTCAGTTACTACAAATTATAAGTTCTCATTTGACAAGATGCTTGATCCACGCGGAAACACTGCAGTATACATGTTCTATTCATACGCAAGAATATGTCAGATTTTCAAAAAGGCACAATCGAAAACTAGTTCTAATCCCGAAACTAGTGGTGATCATGCAGAAACTAATCCTAATCCAGAAAATAGTGACGATAATCCAGAGGTAAATGGTGAGGATAACCTACTGGTTAATGAAAAAAGTACAGTAGTGGATGACGTTAAATTGAGTAAATTAGTTATAGAACACCCTACTGAAGTGGCACTTGGCAAGTGTCTCTTGAAATTCCCGTCAATTCTAGACCAAATACACAAAGACTTAGCCATTAACAG gtTAACGGATTATTTGTATGAGTTGAGTGTTCAgttttcatcattttatacaaaatgTAAAGTAGTTGGGGATCCAATGCAAGAATCAAGACTAATACTGTGTTCCTGTACCAAAGATGTCATGAGAACCTGCTTCCAACTCATCGGAATCAAGCCCCTGGaaagaatttaa
- a CDS encoding uncharacterized protein (Tap349h10.p1c.C.cand.81 - score = 13.53): MTHINVKLLFVVIYGLNLTIIKCVKNTSENIGNFMTPMIMGGLSALTYNGQGYQGQMPHIAVKIMPSKKLRLTPTEMNTLLFAIKREIHNKVNKLEEELYEHRHDNEKHLSTWALNQAPVYMPFHESVKKKTHNYQKTLNLEVKKLKSKFEQEKSENKETNTQKQQAHHNKSENK; the protein is encoded by the exons ATGACACACATCAAcgttaaattattatttgttgtGATTTATGGTTTAAACTTAACAATtatcaaatgtgtaaaaaatacttCTGAAAATATTGGCAACTTTATGACGCCTATGATCATGGGCGGCCTTTCAGCCTTAACTTACAATGGTCAGGGATATCAGGGACAGATGCCGCATATCGCAGTTAAAATTATGCCTTCAAAGAAGTTGAGACTCACTCCCACTGAGATGaacacattattatttgcAATTAAGAGAGAAATACATAATAAG GTTAATAAACTTGAAG AGGAGTTGTATGAGCATAGACATGATAATGAAAAGCACTTGTCAACATGGGCACTAAATCAGGCTCCTGTTTATATGCCATTTCACG aatcTGTCAAGAAGAAAACCCACAACTACCAGAAAACCCTTAATTTGGAAGTAAAGAAGTTAAAGAGTAAATTTGAACAAGAGAAGTCAGAAAATAAGGAGACAAACACCCAGAAGCAACAGGCACACCACAATAAATcagaaaataaatga
- a CDS encoding uncharacterized protein (Tap349h10.p1c.cand.150 - score = 9.60), giving the protein MEKNSSRLKAVNLTKLQDSYKRYVRVVPRQLRVKELSDSWHSRTPDYRLNLTHSKWNKRLSNWRKLVHRWDRISDAQCDLLSDCLKRGDLEGFVSICESSNKESVDFDVCDHLLGQHTADLYYPIIYKPFWFKGDINSNGFQTVDETTFLNKSEQSLNGLDKPFCDNFISTYTNSRL; this is encoded by the coding sequence ATGGAAAAGAATTCTAGCCGTTTAAAGGCTGTAAATTTGACAAAGTTACAAGACTCCTATAAAAGATACGTTCGCGTAGTTCCACGGCAACTGAGGGTAAAGGAACTGTCTGATAGCTGGCACTCGCGTACACCTGATTATAGGTTAAACCTAACGCACTCAAAGTGGAATAAGAGGTTAAGCAATTGGCGCAAACTTGTACACCGTTGGGACCGCATTAGCGACGCCCAGTGTGATTTATTATCAGACTGCTTAAAGCGTGGTGATCTTGAGGGATTTGTGTCCATTTGCGAGTCGAGCAATAAGGAGTCGGTTGATTTTGACGTCTGTGACCATTTACTTGGCCAGCATACCGCCGATTTATATTatccaataatttataagCCTTTCTGGTTCAAAGGCGATATTAACAGTAACGGGTTCCAAACGGTGGATGAAActacatttttaaacaagTCTGAACAGAGTTTAAACGGTTTGGATAAGCCTTTTTGCGATAATTTTATCTCCACCTATACCAACTCGAGATTATAA
- a CDS encoding 50S ribosomal protein L14, putative (Tap349h10.p1c.cand.151 - score = 9.00;~SMART pfam:Ribosomal_L14 (PF00238) at aa 9-123, E()=5.40e-17), producing MFLTKLLSGLQRMSILKCGDNSGVIKGCIIGLGRNKHGTGKIGDRIKVSVRDKTSDCIVNNKKPRGIIVRRKKETQRKDGMVFKFDENAFVIISNNKLQATKIKGPILLETRHNSKSLASKIL from the coding sequence ATGTTTCTAACCAAGCTTTTGTCTGGATTGCAGAGAATGTCCATATTGAAATGTGGAGACAATAGTGGAGTGATAAAAGGGTGTATTATTGGACTTGGTAGGAATAAGCACGGCACTGGTAAGATAGGTGATCGCATCAAGGTATCAGTTCGTGACAAAACTTCCGACTGCATAGTTAACAACAAGAAGCCTAGGGGTATAATAGTGAGGAGGAAGAAGGAAACGCAGAGGAAGGATGGGATGGTGTTCAAATTTGACGAAAACGCCtttgttattatttcaaacaATAAGCTCCAGGCCACCAAAATCAAGGGACCTATTCTTCTGGAAACCAGACATAACTCTAAATCACTCGcatctaaaattttataa
- a CDS encoding RNA-binding protein, putative (Tap349h10.p1c.C.cand.80 - score = 19.30;~SMART RRM (SM00360) at aa 8-81, E()=1.35e-20), with translation MEKSTGYSTLLRNLRFSTSPQVVREAFEKFGKIRDVYLPLDFNTRRPRGFGFVEFYDKADALDAVRAMDNTELDGSVITCCIAQDRRKSPSSMRRFQRYRSRRDYRSRSRSYRGRSRSHARFRDDRRRGYSRDRSPRRHYDRRDNRGYRDRYDSDYARDGRRLRDRDFHDRDRDRNYRSYRNNGRSDRDEFRDDREDFRDGRDEFREDKPRYEDRHFDVDMDKDKLDNHNDDYRDYSPSRSRSNA, from the exons ATGGAAAAATCCACAGGGTACTCTACATTGTTGCGAAATTTGAGATTCTCAACGAGCCCTCAAGTTGTTAGGGAGGCCTTCGAAAAGTTCGGAAAAATCAGAGACGTTTACCTACCACTAGATTTCAATACCAGAAGGCCACGAGGCTTCGGATTCGTTGAATTTTATGATAAAGCAGATGCTCTTGACGCTGTTCGCGCCATGGATAATACTGAACTCGACGGCAGTGTCATCACCTGTTGCATAGCCCAAGACCGGAGGAAATCTCCCAGCTCCATGAGAAGGTTCCAAAGATACCGCTCTAGAAG AGACTATAGGAGCAGAAGTAGGAGTTATCGTGGCAGGTCTAGATCACACGCAAGATTCCGAGATGATAGGCGTCGTGGATACTCCAGAGATAGATCTCCAAGACGCCACTATGATCGACGCGACAATCGCGGCTACAGAGATAGATATGACTCCGATTACGCTAGGGACGGACGCAGGCTTAGAGATCGCGACTTCCATGACAGAGACAGGGATAGGAATTACAGGAGCTACAGAAACAATGGGCGATCAGATCGGGATGAGTTTAGGGACGATCGTGAGGATTTCCGAGACGGCCGCGATGAGTTCAGGGAAGACAAGCCTAGGTACGAAGATCGCCATTTTGACGTTGATATGGATAAGGATAAACTTGATAACCATAACGACGACTACCGTGACTACAGCCCATCAAGGTCGAGATCCAACGCTTAA
- a CDS encoding 60S ribosomal protein L22, putative (Tap349h10.p1c.C.cand.79 - score = 10.96;~SMART pfam:Ribosomal_L22e (PF01776) at aa 8-122, E()=9.60e-54), with the protein MKLLKKKSKQKKVVPGHKVKYVLDCTGPANDNIINTAGLEKFLHDRIKVDGKTGNLGTKVLVTREKNKIHLTTEVPFSKRYIKYLTKKYLKKQQLRDFLRVVANKEHSYELRYFQLNEEPET; encoded by the exons atgaaattactCAAGAAGAAGAGTAAACAAAAGAAGGTTGTACCAGGACATAAAGTCAAGTATGTTCTTGACTGTACTGGGCCTGCAAACGacaatattatcaacaCCGCCGGACTT GAAAAGTTTCTTCATGATAGGATAAAGGTAGATGGAAAGACAGGAAATTTAGGAACAAAAGTACTAGTAACAAGGGAAAAGAACAAGATCCACCTAACAACCGAAGTTCCATTCTCCAAAAGATACATCAAA TATCTGACGAAGAAGTATTTGAAGAAACAACAACTACGTGACTTTTTGAGGGTCGTGGCGAATAAGGAACACTCATATGAACTAAGATACTTCCAACTAAACGAGGAACCAGAGACATAA